A stretch of Phaeodactylum tricornutum CCAP 1055/1 chromosome 26, whole genome shotgun sequence DNA encodes these proteins:
- a CDS encoding predicted protein: MTASQKVIAHYVSKPNTLARFEIARPHKDSFTADSIYRVAKPYRRSAAAKVFQGSIMKSSLLVERSSSNKLESIANASFRRTNKRSDRNKSIDTELTTDLSSSGASNSVSSSSDDVAVSSSSEASSSVSSNVSGFDSSESDSQSEGSYNKDDDSTEALIDDESLCDSDYDRLNSSDSSLELLIPSTKTQVLPDDTPQANDSLSHIPSLLDNVCGDGSDDEEDLFIDIPTPCEAQLTDMPDQIPTSSNVWTDDDASSGGDTFASEAKSVESFISMASKRSVDSADPPPPPRRSRKPRKKQRKRVINIDDNEDACKNYDLDSSTHSTNEALSKSQRIKDEMDASIHSIQESQAAIEALEKGVEQDFEDRAPKAGDGAQSVIQKKMAEKQALRKARMEKVRARIAREKEEKDKAEQEEKDKQKLKDSQAAKLDFSEESRRERAYTWYTRSGMPNKKNYKERIQAMPLSSGITEEDIDLLPWNARNDMVNVAKMNAYLFKR; this comes from the exons ATGACCGCATCCCAAAAAGTCATAGCACATTATGTATCGAAGCCCAACACACTTGCAAGGTTTGAAATCGCACGGCCACACAAAGATAGTTTCACAGCAGATTCAATTTACAGGGTTGCAAAGCCTTATCGTCGTAGCGCTGCTGCTAAAGTTTTCCAGGGATCTATCATGAAAAGTAGCTTGCTCGTCGAGCGTTCTTCGAGCAACAAACTTGAGTCGATCGCGAACGCTTCCTTTCGGCGTACCAATAAACGTTCCGATcgcaacaaaagcattgacACGGAATTGACCACAGATTTGTCCTCCTCAGGTGCAAGCAACAGTGTCAGTAGCAGCAGTGACGACGTTGCAGTCTCCTCTTCGTCTGAGGCTTCCTCTTCTGTGTCTTCTAATGTAAGCGGCTTCGACTCCAGTGAGAGCGATTCTCAAAGCGAAGGAAGCTACAACAAAGATGACGATTCGACGGAAGCACTCATAGATGACGAAAGTCTCTGCGATTCTGACTATGACCGTCTAAATTCATCCGATAGCTCCCTCGAACTATTGATtccgtcgacaaagacgcaAGTACTACCGGATGACACACCGCAAGCAAACGACTCCTTGTCGCACATTCCGTCGCTTCTGGACAACGTATGTGGCGATGgaagcgacgacgaagaggactTGTTCATCGATATTCCTACTCCTTGTGAAGCGCAGTTGACGGACATGCCTGATCAAATACCTACGAGCAGTAACGTCTGGACCGACGATGATGCCTCGTCGGGGGGTGATACTTTTGCGTCGGAAGCCAAATCGGTAGAGTCTTTTATTAGCATGGCTTCTAAACGCAGCGTAGACAGCGCTGACCCTCCCCCTCCGCCTCGGCGCTCAAGAAAACCTCGGAAAAAGCAACGCAAAAGAGTAATCAAcattgacgacaacgaagatGCCTGTAAGAACTACGATCTTGACAGCTCTACCCACAGCACCAACGAAGCTCTCAGCAAAAGCCAGCGAATCAAAGATGAAATGGACGCTTCCATTCACAGCATCCAAGAAAGTCAAGCAGCCATTgaagctttggaaaaaggtgTTGAacaagattttgaagac AGGGCTCCGAAAGCTGGCGATGGAGCCCAATCTGTGATTCAAAAAAAAATGGCAGAAAAACAAGCTCTACGCAAAGCTCGAATGGAGAAAGTTCGCGCCCGAATTGCtcgcgaaaaagaagaaaaagacaaggCCGAACAAGAGGAGAAAGACAAACAAAAACTGAAGGATTCTCAAgctgccaaacttgacttCTCTGAAGAATCTCGTCGTGAACGGGCATACACTTGGTATACAAGGTCGGGAATGCCCAATAAGAAAAATTACAAAGAGCGTATCCAAGCAATGCCACTATCATCTGGCATCACAGAAGAAGACATAGATCTATTGCCCTGGAATGCTCGCAATGATATGGTCAACGTTGCAAAAATGAATGCATACTTGTTTAAGCGCTAG
- a CDS encoding predicted protein, with protein MEATHESGANLSLEWRRQQLLNLRAMLRNHWTELQGALAKDLGKEATEAVCTELALVDQEVSLMLKNVEGWMKPSKVPSPGFCAPAFSKVTPRPRSGPACLVIAPSNYPVCLLLQPLAGSLAAGNPTVLKPSELCPTVSALMQRLVSQYFTPGAVQVVTGGASETTQLLQHSWGLVFFTGSPKVGEIIATAAAATLTPCVLELGGKSPCYVDETAPSDIRMIANRIIWTKTLNAGQTCASIDYLVVHEKILPKLLPELQRSLQVQFGEDPQQSELARLVTASHASRQVELIREVEEAAAVEDSETTIVCGSSESCDPESGYVAPTIVLNPPESSRMLQEEIFGPILPIRVVRSRDEAVSLMRQTPGTPLCLYVFTKSQSVFEALCNKIPSGAAVRNDAIMHLSSSHLPFGGLGTSGYGMYRGKTSFDTFSHK; from the coding sequence ATGGAAGCAACTCACGAATCGGGTGCCAATTTGAGCCTCGAATGGCGTCGTCAACAACTCTTGAACCTCCGCGCTATGCTACGCAACCATTGGACGGAACTACAAGGAGCCCTGGCGAAAGATCTCGGCAAGGAAGCGACGGAAGCTGTTTGTACCGAGCTCGCACTGGTGGACCAAGAGGTTTCTCTCATGCTCAAGAACGTCGAAGGTTGGATGAAGCCTTCCAAGGTCCCGAGTCCCGGTTTTTGCGCTCCGGCCTTTTCGAAAGTTACGCCCCGTCCACGCTCGGGACCCGCTTGTTTGGTCATTGCTCCGTCCAATTATCCGGTGTGCCTCTTGTTACAGCCCCTGGCGGGTTCTCTGGCGGCAGGCAATCCTACCGTTCTAAAACCAAGCGAGCTCTGTCCGACGGTCAGTGCGCTCATGCAGCGTCTGGTATCGCAGTACTTTACGCCCGGGGCTGTCCAAGTCGTTACGGGTGGCGCGAGCGAAACCACTCAACTTTTGCAGCACTCGTGGGGTCTCGTCTTTTTTACCGGTAGTCCCAAAGTAGGCGAAATCATCGCcacggcggcagcggcaaccTTGACACCCTGCGTCCTCGAACTGGGCGGAAAATCCCCGTGTTACGTAGACGAGACGGCACCCAGCGATATTCGCATGATTGCCAATCGCATCATCTGGACCAAAACTCTCAACGCCGGGCAAACCTGCGCGTCCATTGATTatctcgtcgtccacgagaAAATTCTCCCGAAGCTCTTGCCGGAATTGCAGCGATCTTTACAAGTGCAATTTGGCGAAGACCCGCAACAGTCGGAACTTGCCCGATTGGTAACGGCAAGCCATGCGTCTCGTCAAGTCGAACTCATTCGGGAAGTCGAGGAAGCCGCGGCAGTGGAGGATTCGGAAACCACGATTGTATGCGGTTCGTCCGAATCCTGCGACCCCGAGTCGGGCTATGTGGCACCCACAATTGTCCTGAATCCGCCCGAGTCTTCTCGTATGCTACAAGAGGAGATCTTTGGACCCATCCTACCGATACGGGTCGTGAGATCACGCGACGAAGCCGTCAGTCTCATGCGCCAGACGCCCGGTACTCCCCTATGCCTGTATGTGTTTACCAAATCCCAGTCCGTGTTTGAAGCACTGTGCAACAAGATCCCATCCGGTGCTGCCGTCCGTAATGATGCCATCATGCACCTGTCATCGTCACATTTACCGTTTGGAGGCCTGGGGACCTCTGGATACGGTATGTATCGCGGGAAAACCTCGTTTGATACATTCTCGCACAAA
- a CDS encoding predicted protein, with amino-acid sequence MKSSVLSILSLIVLARAQDIDPDLIDLPPEGIDFEGCFSDLVTADVNGDGFVKQNEYLNFINTYGKRICHYQEKLTLQQEIAFSSLACNCRSQENASPDCCLRENARIPTTGVSSPSQRTEEQSQYLTSVCVVTDDTIDGECPPVIRDRSTPPPILIAPVLADIVNDDGGLSNAAKWGIIVAAIAAALLLLLLCCCCCVVRRRRGKAVEEEEEETGVLATKSLNGQEMAPDDAAPHGNRDGPDLENGVPFAAASTPRSREDSEYTEEEDASDDESGDGRGKRGCNYMEEEDEAGRRRLRGAGEIPEGGGGNSHALRPIPPKIPEEDPDWDHPGRNIDYPKPDPDEDSVQEFDPYNPGGGVDWPEREKKPPVTFKNNWERLKKDDPDEIDNRKHRIQTGLGEGEVWDKLNEGDEPEKTNSGASGDVFDWVVQSALGVLDNSEAQGHVGHDA; translated from the coding sequence ATGAAGAGCTCGGTGCTATCAATATTATCTCTCATTGTACTGGCACGGGCCCAAGACATCGATCCGGATTTGATCGACTTACCCCCCGAGGGTATCGATTTTGAGGGATGCTTCAGTGATTTGGTAACTGCTGATGTGAACGGAGATGGTTTCGTTAAGCAGAACGAGTATTTAAACTTTATCAACACCTATGGAAAGCGTATCTGCCATTATCAAGAAAAACTGACTCTGCAGCAGGAGATTGCTTTCAGCTCGTTGGCGTGTAACTGCCGGTCTCAGGAGAACGCCAGTCCGGACTGCTGTCTCCGCGAGAATGCCCGCATCCCCACAACCGGTGTAAGTTCTCCTTCGCAGCGAACGGAAGAACAGTCACAGTACCTAACGTCGGTATGTGTTGTAACGGATGATACGATTGACGGAGAATGCCCCCCGGTGATTCGCGATCGTTCTACTCCTCCTCCGATCCTTATTGCTCCCGTCCTTGCCGATAttgtcaacgacgacggcggtCTGAGCAACGCCGCCAAGTGGGGTATCATTGTCGCTGCCATCGCGGCTGCCctcttgttgctgttgctatgttgctgttgctgtgtCGTCCGACGCCGCCGGGGTAAGGCGGttgaagaggaggaagaagaaacgggagTCCTAGCGACCAAGAGTCTGAACGGTCAGGAAATGGCGCCCGACGATGCTGCCCCCCACGGCAACCGTGATGGTCCCGATCTCGAGAACGGTGTACCGTTTGCGGCGGCCTCCACACCACGAAGCAGAGAAGATTCCGAATACActgaggaagaagacgccaGCGACGATGAATCGGGTGATGGACGCGGCAAACGTGGATGCAACtacatggaagaagaagacgaagcaGGACGCCGACGATTGCGAGGAGCGGGAGAAATCCCGGAAGGTGGCGGTGGAAATAGCCACGCTCTCCGACCAATTCCGCCCAAAATTCCCGAAGAAGACCCGGATTGGGACCATCCTGGACGCAACATTGACTATCCCAAACCCGATCCGGACGAAGATTCTGTCCAAGAATTCGACCCTTACAATCCTGGCGGTGGCGTAGATTGGCCGGAACGCGAAAAGAAACCACCGGTGACGTTCAAGAACAACTGGGAACGACTCAAGAAGGACGATCCGGACGAAATTGACAATCGCAAGCACCGCATTCAAACGGGTTTGGGTGAAGGGGAAGTTTGGGACAAGCTGAACGAAGGTGACGAGCCAGAAAAGACCAATAGTGGGGCTTCAGGAGATGTCTTTGACTGGGTTGTCCAATCAGCACTGGGTGTTCTGGACAACTCCGAAGCGCAAGGACACGTGGGACACGATGCCTAG
- a CDS encoding predicted protein: MPAKRRNYAATIFLTATALLIGDTVALTSGRALSRSASDRYAHRGIPCQSSSALLLKDGSRDSADKNSPQRQQEMLMEELSKIGAEKIAGLGVVERAKRAMLAEAIEDRIFHLTEEIEVLLEKNGTLAAQNRDRAIELAQQTKGLQVQYHELVSGQPSSVLQSLEALDSNEEE; this comes from the coding sequence ATGCCTGCTAAAAGGAGAAATTACGCGGCAACCATCTTTTTGACCGCGACGGCACTGCTGATTGGCGATACCGTCGCACTCACGTCCGGTCGCGCTCTTTCGCGATCAGCAAGTGATCGGTATGCGCACCGGGGCATACCTTGTCAATCATCCTCCGCACTTCTGTTGAAGGATGGTTCTCGTGACAGCGCCGATAAAAATTCTCCACAGCGACAGCAAGAAATGCTCATGGAAGAATTGTCCAAAATTGGTGCCGAAAAAATTGCCGGGCTGGGCGTCGTGGAACGTGCCAAACGCGCCATGCTGGCTGAAGCCATCGAAGACCGTATCTTCCACCTCACGGAGGAGATTGAGGTTCTGCTCGAAAAGAATGGGACACTAGCTGCGCAGAATCGTGATCGGGCGATAGAGTTGGCCCAGCAAACCAAAGGACTGCAAGTTCAGTACCATGAACTAGTGAGCGGCCAGCCGTCGTCGGTTCTGCAATCATTGGAAGCGCTGGACAGCAACGAAGAGGAGTAA
- a CDS encoding predicted protein: MEAFGEFKRLFAICGKWRDEFAFRVGIGEGASPAQRPSFYRVETLEADHRNDSFFVYKCSNPNLPTSSTRISIREFWCFFPTLGGGPNGRKTHHNKTTHNRISWSFHEVSLCTTTYFYTKAFSRTTPFQCPPFDPWPPPACCLRTWVLEWEQRPFGEAHASLVLGVVGMGASQGLVARAEALSQKTPKRKLPVAAARFGALYTVAVSCVLVWRGTWVGWDCLYERLHPHPDTKSTDPGHATHSGMLSHVVSVTLLLATGLFASVLAPPAAVSVIRDWSIHSGSRAYSGPAQSVFNKLFPSSSSSSSVQTAGGNGFSPSRAFLSTTSNRLSARGQHPHPSSLLRTEGSRTSKVHRTTYTSSTR, from the exons ATGGAAGCGTTCGGGGAATTCAAACGTCTTTTTGCGATTTGCG GAAAATGGCGAGACGAATTCGCCTTTCGCGTTGGCATTGGCGAGGGCGCGAGTCCGGCACAACGTCCGTCCTTCTATCGTGTCGAAACGCTGGAAGCGGATCACAGGAACGACTCGTTTTTCGTCTAT AAATGCTCCAATCCAAACCTCCCTACCTCCTCCACCCGAATTTCCATTCGAGAATTCTGGTGCTTCTTTCCGACGCTCGGAGGCGGACCAAACGGCCGTAAGACTCAccacaacaaaacaacgcaCAATCGAATCTCTTGGTCCTTCCACGAGGTTTCTTTGTGCACAACA ACGTACTTTTATACCAAAGCATTCTCTCGCACAACACCGTTCCAATGCCCGCCTTTCGACCCTTGGCCTCCACCCGCATGTTGCTTACGCACGTGGGTGTTGGAATGGGAGCAGCGTCCTTTTGGAGAGGCGCATG CCTCACTCGTGCTCGGCGTTGTGGGCATGGGAGCTTCGCAGGGACTCGTAGCCCGTGCCGAAGCCTTGTCACAAAAGACACCGAAACGGAAACTGcccgtggcggcggcgcgtTTCGGGGCACTCTATACCGTGGCCGTCTCGTGTGTGTTGGTCTGGCGGGGAACCTGGGTGGGTTGGGATTGCCTTTACGAACGCTTGCATCCCCATCCCGATACCAAGTCGACCGATCCCGGACACGCGACTCACTCCGGAATGCTGTCGCACGTGGTGAGTGTCACGCTACTCCTCGCTACAGGTTTGTTTGCCTCTGTCTTGGCTCCGCCCGCAGCCGTAAGTGTCATTCGCGACTGGTCGATCCACTCGGGGAGTCGAGCCTACTCCGGACCGGCACAATCGGTTTTCAACAAGCTTTTcccatcgtcgtcgtcctcatcatcgGTTCAAACGGCTGGAGGAAACGGCTTTAGTCCAAGCCGAGCATTCCTGTCGACAACCTCGAACCGATTGTCCGCACGGGGTCAGCATCCCCATCCGTCGAGTCTCCTGCGGACAGAGGGTTCACGAACAAGCAAAGTGCACCGAACAACTTACACATCGAGTACGCGGTGA
- a CDS encoding predicted protein, with protein MDFDQCPAIAPFFGFLGVAASTVFANMGAAYGTGKAGTGIMISGISSPDLIWKNLIPIIMAGVNGIYGLITAIIIINQIVTPTQDGLGTYSLYTGFAHLASGLCCGLCGLGSGMAIGLAGDAGKKAGGGDQLFVAMVLIQVFAGNLALYGLITSIILTQTSYVCEYAN; from the exons ATGGACTTTGATCAATGTCCGGCAATAGCTCCCTTCTTTGGGTTTCTCGGCGTAGCGGCATCGACAGTTTTTGCCA ATATGGGCGCTGCGTACGGTACCGGCAAAGCCGGAACAGGGATCATGATATCCGGCATTTCCTCACCCGATCTGATATGGAAGAATCTCATTCCCATTATTATGGCCGGTGTCAACGGGATATACGGCCTTATTACCGCTATCATTATTATCAATCAAATCGTGACACCAACACAAGATGGTCTCGGCACGTACAGTTTATACACCGGCTTTGCGCATTTGGCTTCTGGATTATGTTGTGGTCTCTGTGGACTCGGATCCGGCATGGCCATTGGACTGGCGGGTGACGCCGGA aaaaaggccggCGGGGGGGATCAACTATTCGTCGCCATGGTACTGATTCAAGTCTTTGCCGGTAATTTGGCACTGTATGGTTTGATCACATCCATCATTTTGACGCAAACATCGTACGTCTGTGAATACGCCAATTAG
- a CDS encoding agmatinase, translated as MSSATVANARLAFQSVARKAARFTPTVGASQTQIRFHHPDPFNPKVTKGWKAAVKEAELPTTRADQEIANALHLGLQGASSIEDKSIPTFSRGELPHFAGINTFLKAPYVEDVRDVGKYDATVFGVPFDGGCTYRSGTRFGPQGIRRISALYTPYNYERGIDLREQMTLCDAGDVFTIPANLEKSFDQISNAVAHIASTGTMPIILGGDHSIGFPTVRGLASVTTKNIGIIHVDRHADIQEKDLDERMHTTPYFHATNLPNVNAKNLVQIGIGGWQVPRPAVANMVERETNIFTMDDIEEYGIEKIAEMALERAWDGCDAVYMSYDIDSIEAAFVPGTGWPEPGGLLPREALKLVGLVAAEGLCGMEVVEVSPPYDHADITSLMALRIVVDALGSMVSHGTMGKHKHIIDKEFVPF; from the exons ATGTCCAGTGCCACGGTTGCCAACGCTCGTCTCGCCTTTCAATCGGTCGCTCGGAAAGCCGCCCGCTTTACTCCGACCGTGGGGGCCTCGCAAACCCAGATCCGTTTCCACCATCCTGATCCCTTCAACCCCAAGGTCACCAAAGGATGGAAGGCCGCTGTCAAG GAAGCTGAGTTGCCGACAACGCGGGCGGATCAAGAAATTGCCAACGCCCTCCACTTGGGTTTACAGGGTGCCAGCAGTATCGAGGACAAGTCGATACCGACGTTTTCCCGTGGTGAACTACCACACTTTGCCGGTATCAATACCTTCCTCAAGGCTCCGTACGTCGAAGATGTCCGGGACGTTGGCAAGTACGACGCCACCGTCTTTGGCGTGCCCTTTGACGGGGGTTGTACCTACCGTTCCGGTACCCGTTTTGGCCCTCAAGGAATCCGACGCATCTCGGCATTGTACACTCCGTACAATTACGAACGCGGCATTGATCTTCGGGAACAAATGACCTTGTGCGATGCGGGAGATGT aTTTACCATTCCCGCCAACTTGGAAAAGTCATTTGACCAGATTAGCAACGCTGTGGCTCACATTGCGAGTACCGGTACTATGCCCATTATTCTTGGTGGGGATCATTCTATCGGTTTCCCCACCGTCCGTGGGTTGGCCTCGGTGACGACCAAAAACATTGGTATCATTCACGTGGATCGTCACGCGGACATTCAggaaaaggatttggacgAACGCATGCACACGACACCGTACTTCCACGCGACCAATTTGCCCAACGTCAACGCCAAGAACCTCGTCCAAATCGGTATCGGTGGATGGCAGGTTCCCCGCCCGGCTGTGGCCAACATGGTCGAACGCGAAACTAACATTTTTACCATGGACGACATTGAAGAATACGGTATCGAAAAGATTGCCGAAATGGCTTTGGAACGTGCCTGGGACGGCTGCGATGCGGTCTACATGAGTTACGACATTGACAGCATCGAAGCCGCATTTGTGCCCGGCACGGGTTGGCCCGAACCGGGCGGTCTCTTGCCTCGTGAAGCCCTCAAACTAGTGGGACTCGTGGCCGCCGAAGGTCTCTGCGGCATGGAAGTCGTCGAAGTCAGCCCGCCCTACGATCACGCCGACATTACGTCCCTCATGGCCTTGCGCATCGTCGTAGACGCCCTCGGCTCCATGGTTTCACACGGAACCATGGGCAAACATAAGCACATTATCGACAAGGAATTCGTTCCCTTTTGA